Proteins from a single region of Rhodospirillales bacterium:
- a CDS encoding PRC-barrel domain-containing protein — MRLIFCPLMIMFAISFAAPATFAQDLKTTRAWEQLEKIEKSRPLRNSRYISSKAVISDRVLDRTNRVIGEVRDVVLDRNGAIFSLNIDFNRLRLGTGPILVDYNDMGLRPASNGYKTSYTDDEIRVRLPQILAGLESASGQETDTYSIKNLVGRTFYSADGRKLGTIKDVLFDRNGYRAELLYVMFSHKTARGKSLAIPFREAYYEAGKLTLKNDYAKTILAFAQEK; from the coding sequence ATGCGTTTAATTTTTTGCCCCCTGATGATAATGTTTGCTATAAGCTTTGCTGCACCTGCCACATTTGCTCAGGATCTCAAAACCACACGCGCATGGGAACAGCTCGAAAAAATCGAGAAATCACGCCCATTGCGCAACTCCAGATATATTTCCTCAAAAGCGGTTATCTCTGATCGGGTTCTGGATAGAACCAACCGTGTAATCGGTGAAGTCCGTGATGTTGTGTTGGACCGCAACGGCGCGATCTTCTCTCTCAATATCGATTTTAACCGCTTGCGGTTAGGAACAGGCCCGATACTGGTTGATTATAATGATATGGGCCTGCGCCCGGCCAGCAACGGTTATAAAACGAGCTACACCGACGACGAAATCCGCGTACGCCTACCACAAATTTTGGCTGGTCTTGAAAGCGCATCCGGACAGGAAACAGATACGTACAGTATCAAAAATTTGGTCGGTCGTACATTCTACAGCGCCGATGGTCGTAAACTTGGCACCATTAAAGACGTCTTATTTGATCGTAACGGTTATCGCGCTGAATTGCTGTATGTTATGTTTTCACATAAAACTGCTCGCGGTAAATCGCTAGCTATACCGTTTCGTGAGGCGTACTACGAAGCAGGTAAGCTCACCCTTAAAAATGACTACGCAAAGACCATATTGGCTTTTGCTCAGGAAAAATAA
- a CDS encoding DUF3108 domain-containing protein: MIPHKALKNLRLGLAAAALLWLVSTADPASAGETLRQQLVYEVYAGGIHAVQAHMDIDLSKKNKYSLVLDAKTRGFLGSLIPWEGSFESYGWILKDGKYQPERHQSTATWRNEADIKEYLYNKNGSFKSLRITDEHSAAELREVDDEVTNGTVDILSATLQVLDAYNEMETCAGESEIFDGKRRFKQIFRHEEAVTLTESKYNIYGGPAAKCTVEVVPVNGEWHKKPRGWMSIQEQGRAKGTMPTVWIAQVAENGPAVPVKIRVKTAYGTLFMHLAEYKSADTVLIAEKRMPEDE; encoded by the coding sequence ATGATACCGCACAAGGCGTTAAAAAATTTAAGACTGGGCTTGGCGGCCGCTGCATTACTCTGGCTGGTCTCTACGGCTGATCCGGCTTCCGCTGGCGAAACGCTGCGCCAGCAATTGGTCTATGAAGTCTATGCCGGTGGTATTCACGCTGTGCAGGCGCACATGGATATCGATTTATCTAAAAAGAATAAATACAGTCTGGTTCTCGACGCCAAAACCCGTGGATTTCTAGGCTCGTTAATTCCATGGGAAGGCTCTTTCGAAAGTTACGGCTGGATACTCAAAGACGGCAAATATCAGCCCGAAAGACACCAATCAACGGCGACTTGGCGTAACGAAGCCGATATAAAAGAATATCTTTATAACAAAAATGGCTCCTTTAAATCCCTGCGCATCACCGATGAGCATAGCGCCGCCGAGTTGCGTGAAGTCGATGACGAAGTCACCAACGGCACTGTTGATATTTTGAGCGCAACATTGCAGGTTTTGGATGCCTATAATGAAATGGAGACATGCGCTGGAGAATCGGAAATATTCGATGGTAAACGCCGTTTTAAACAGATATTCAGGCATGAAGAGGCCGTAACCCTTACAGAATCAAAATATAATATTTATGGCGGTCCGGCAGCAAAGTGCACAGTCGAGGTCGTACCCGTAAACGGTGAATGGCACAAAAAGCCACGGGGCTGGATGTCGATTCAGGAACAGGGCCGCGCAAAAGGCACGATGCCGACCGTCTGGATCGCCCAGGTTGCTGAGAACGGCCCGGCCGTTCCGGTAAAAATTCGTGTCAAAACCGCTTATGGCACACTGTTTATGCACTTGGCTGAATATAAATCCGCCGATACCGTCCTCATCGCTGAAAAACGCATGCCCGAAGACGAATAA
- the truA gene encoding tRNA pseudouridine(38-40) synthase TruA: MTQRYRLTIEYNGADYAGWQRQEKAGPQTIQGEIEKAIKAFSGQDVTVQSSGRTDAGVHAYGQIAHVDLEDLTRPMQPFEIAKAINAHLYPQPICILSAEQVSDDFHARFSAKNKRYIYRILNRQAFPAIERGFVWHIRRPLDVPAMQEAAQVLLGHHDFTTFRDSECQAKTAMRTLDRLEVSAREYDTGGGIEIRIAAEAKSFLHHMVRNLAGTLSLVGEGKWSAADVAAALEAKDRCAGGPTAPASGLFLERVDYE, translated from the coding sequence ATGACTCAGCGCTACCGCCTTACGATCGAATATAACGGCGCAGATTACGCCGGTTGGCAACGCCAGGAAAAGGCCGGCCCACAAACGATTCAGGGCGAAATTGAAAAAGCCATCAAGGCTTTTTCCGGCCAAGATGTGACCGTTCAATCGTCCGGGCGTACGGATGCAGGTGTTCATGCGTACGGGCAAATCGCTCATGTCGATCTGGAGGACCTCACCCGGCCCATGCAACCTTTTGAAATTGCCAAGGCAATCAACGCCCATCTGTACCCCCAGCCGATCTGTATTTTATCTGCAGAGCAGGTATCCGATGATTTCCACGCACGCTTTAGCGCTAAAAACAAACGCTATATTTATCGTATCTTAAACCGTCAGGCTTTTCCGGCCATCGAGCGCGGTTTTGTCTGGCATATCCGGCGTCCACTTGATGTCCCCGCAATGCAAGAAGCGGCGCAAGTACTGCTCGGCCATCACGATTTTACCACCTTTCGCGATTCCGAATGTCAGGCCAAAACCGCGATGCGTACCCTTGATCGCCTTGAGGTGAGCGCACGCGAATACGATACTGGCGGAGGCATCGAAATCCGTATTGCGGCTGAGGCTAAATCCTTTCTCCACCATATGGTGCGTAACCTTGCTGGCACGCTCAGTCTCGTCGGTGAGGGAAAATGGAGCGCTGCAGATGTGGCTGCGGCATTAGAAGCCAAAGATCGCTGCGCAGGCGGGCCAACTGCTCCGGCGTCCGGGTTATTCCTTGAAAGGGTTGATTATGAGTAA
- a CDS encoding DMT family transporter: MSTTSYGLIALVMFTIGNILVVLTNAIPGLQMAAMSLFLGALGMTLYQAVKGQPIRTYWRQPPRHYAFLVSGVGVYTALIYVAFRHAPPFEVNAINYLWPILLVAFATLFHTGRLNAPKIVGIVMGFIGTFLIFVPAHANGFMGGLQAGHFLALIAAILWAAYSASAKNKTYPAGLMAPAMFISAFLCAGLHLMFEKTVMPVGIEWVYVLLLGFFRLSYLFWDESMRGGNVVFLASLAYFVPLASTLLFIAFGYTAANIWIALGASFIVSGCIIVNLRDLMRLIKR; the protein is encoded by the coding sequence ATGAGCACGACCTCTTACGGCCTCATTGCTCTGGTGATGTTTACTATCGGCAATATTCTGGTCGTGCTGACCAATGCGATTCCCGGTTTGCAAATGGCGGCGATGTCACTTTTCCTTGGCGCGTTGGGCATGACCCTTTACCAAGCCGTGAAGGGACAACCCATCCGCACCTATTGGCGTCAGCCGCCAAGACACTATGCCTTTTTGGTCAGCGGCGTTGGTGTTTACACCGCGCTGATTTATGTGGCCTTCCGCCATGCGCCGCCTTTTGAAGTCAATGCCATTAACTATCTCTGGCCGATCCTTCTGGTTGCTTTTGCCACCCTGTTTCATACTGGCAGGCTCAACGCACCTAAAATTGTTGGCATTGTCATGGGCTTTATCGGCACATTTCTTATTTTTGTCCCTGCACACGCAAACGGGTTTATGGGCGGTCTACAAGCAGGACATTTTTTAGCCCTGATTGCGGCTATCCTGTGGGCGGCCTATTCTGCTTCGGCTAAAAACAAAACCTATCCTGCCGGATTAATGGCCCCAGCCATGTTTATCTCGGCTTTTTTGTGTGCAGGCCTGCATTTGATGTTTGAAAAAACAGTAATGCCGGTGGGGATAGAGTGGGTGTATGTGCTTTTGCTAGGTTTTTTTCGCCTATCCTATTTGTTCTGGGATGAATCCATGCGTGGCGGTAATGTTGTTTTTTTAGCGTCTTTGGCATATTTTGTACCGCTAGCCTCAACTCTGCTTTTTATTGCATTCGGCTATACGGCAGCCAACATTTGGATTGCGCTGGGTGCGAGCTTCATCGTATCAGGTTGCATCATTGTCAATTTACGAGACCTTATGAGGCTGATCAAACGATGA
- the glmS gene encoding glutamine--fructose-6-phosphate transaminase (isomerizing), which yields MCGIIGILSEDSAAPLLIEGLRRLEYRGYDSAGIATLHDGVLDRRRSEGKLKNLEIKLKSRPLKGTLGIGHTRWATHGGPTEDNAHPHATDKVAVVHNGIIENYAQLKEELANHQIRFETDTDTEVIVHLVDHYLTQGKSPQEAASTAFDRLDGAYAIVMIFAGQDNLMIGCRQGTPLAVGYGDGEMFVASDSYALAPLTKKICFLEDGDRVTVTREGAQIYTNDDTPVTREIRITAQSGATTGKGNFRHFMLKEIYEQPSVIGDTLNSFVNPATGEISIPPEVLAALADAPRITMVACGTAYYACMVAKYWFEQTVGIPCDVDIASEFRYREPPLASDTLCIVVSQSGETLDTLEGMRYAKSEGCKVLSIVNTIESTIERESDFVMHTLAGPEIGVASTKAFTTQLTTLACIALSLAVKKGALKHEKAAVLADELRHIPQQITQLLREEENTEIIQSIARDIFENTDMLYLGRNLLYPLAMEGALKLKEVSYIHAEGYAAGELKHGPIALIDDHMPIVVLAPAGDALFEKTASNLQENVARGAKVLLISDESGHAKLKELIHWGIKLQPLDPFVAPILYAVPIQLLAYHVAVTKGTDVDQPRNLAKSVTVE from the coding sequence ATGTGCGGAATAATTGGAATTTTAAGTGAAGACAGTGCAGCACCCCTTTTGATTGAGGGTTTACGCCGCCTCGAATATCGCGGCTATGATAGCGCCGGAATCGCCACGCTGCATGACGGCGTGCTTGATAGACGCCGTTCCGAGGGCAAACTTAAAAACCTCGAAATCAAACTCAAAAGCAGACCGCTTAAAGGTACGCTCGGCATTGGCCATACGCGCTGGGCGACCCATGGCGGCCCGACCGAGGATAATGCCCACCCGCACGCGACCGATAAAGTCGCAGTCGTCCATAACGGCATCATTGAAAATTATGCGCAGTTAAAAGAAGAACTGGCCAACCACCAAATCCGCTTTGAAACCGATACCGATACCGAAGTTATTGTCCATCTTGTTGATCATTATCTGACCCAAGGTAAAAGCCCACAAGAGGCGGCCAGCACCGCGTTTGATCGCCTTGACGGGGCTTATGCCATCGTGATGATTTTTGCCGGTCAGGATAATCTTATGATCGGTTGCCGTCAGGGCACACCGCTGGCTGTCGGCTATGGCGACGGCGAAATGTTTGTCGCCAGCGATTCTTATGCTCTTGCGCCATTAACCAAAAAAATCTGCTTTCTTGAAGATGGCGACCGCGTCACCGTCACCCGCGAAGGTGCGCAGATTTATACCAACGATGACACGCCCGTTACCCGCGAAATCCGTATCACTGCCCAAAGCGGTGCGACGACCGGAAAAGGCAATTTCCGCCACTTCATGCTCAAGGAAATTTATGAACAACCCAGCGTTATTGGCGATACGCTGAATTCTTTCGTCAATCCGGCAACGGGTGAAATATCAATTCCTCCTGAGGTGCTCGCTGCTCTTGCTGACGCCCCGCGCATTACCATGGTCGCCTGCGGCACGGCCTATTATGCTTGCATGGTTGCCAAATACTGGTTTGAACAGACCGTAGGCATTCCCTGCGATGTCGATATTGCCTCCGAATTCCGCTACCGCGAACCACCGCTGGCTTCTGATACACTTTGCATCGTCGTTTCCCAGTCAGGAGAAACGCTGGACACTTTAGAAGGCATGCGCTACGCAAAATCTGAAGGATGCAAAGTGCTTTCCATCGTCAACACCATCGAAAGCACAATCGAGCGGGAATCCGACTTCGTCATGCACACGCTGGCCGGACCGGAAATCGGCGTTGCCTCAACCAAAGCCTTCACTACCCAGCTCACAACACTGGCCTGCATCGCACTTTCACTGGCAGTAAAAAAGGGCGCGTTGAAACATGAAAAAGCCGCCGTGCTCGCCGATGAGCTGCGTCATATCCCGCAGCAAATCACCCAGCTGTTACGCGAGGAAGAAAACACCGAAATCATACAATCCATTGCCCGTGATATCTTCGAAAACACTGACATGCTTTATCTAGGTCGGAATTTGCTGTATCCACTGGCCATGGAAGGCGCGTTGAAACTGAAAGAAGTTTCCTACATCCACGCCGAAGGCTACGCAGCCGGAGAATTGAAGCATGGCCCCATCGCTCTGATCGACGACCATATGCCGATCGTTGTGCTGGCTCCGGCGGGTGATGCCTTGTTCGAAAAAACCGCCAGTAACTTACAGGAAAATGTCGCGCGCGGCGCCAAAGTATTATTGATCTCCGATGAATCAGGGCACGCCAAACTCAAAGAGCTCATCCACTGGGGCATTAAACTACAACCCCTCGATCCGTTCGTCGCGCCCATTCTCTATGCCGTACCGATCCAGCTTCTCGCTTACCACGTTGCCGTTACAAAAGGCACCGATGTTGACCAACCGCGCAATCTGGCCAAATCCGTCACGGTGGAGTAG
- a CDS encoding energy transducer TonB, which translates to MEYAPIFVTLVQEPSPLPQTPEKIESPALQNDRRDDVQKALDLTLADPVPAPTEKNEKKRESSSITRTAAQASSMRRQNSAYAGGGRNAEIRYQDMVRAAIDSYRVYPREARRRKLEGHAVIQIRISRSGAITESRFVKTTGHHILDQAALNMVKAASPLPAIPSSLGKSSVSMNIPIGFKLK; encoded by the coding sequence ATGGAGTATGCACCCATTTTTGTAACTCTCGTTCAAGAGCCTTCGCCTCTTCCTCAAACACCTGAAAAGATTGAAAGTCCCGCTTTGCAAAATGACCGTAGGGATGATGTGCAAAAGGCACTTGATTTAACGCTTGCCGATCCTGTTCCAGCGCCAACCGAAAAAAATGAAAAAAAGAGGGAAAGCTCCTCGATTACCAGGACAGCAGCTCAAGCATCTTCAATGCGCAGACAAAACAGCGCGTATGCAGGTGGTGGAAGAAACGCAGAAATTCGCTATCAAGATATGGTGCGTGCGGCAATAGATTCTTATCGCGTCTATCCACGCGAGGCCCGGCGGCGAAAACTCGAGGGGCACGCGGTGATTCAAATTCGTATCAGCCGAAGCGGAGCCATCACTGAAAGCCGTTTTGTAAAAACAACAGGGCATCATATTCTTGATCAGGCCGCTTTAAATATGGTCAAGGCCGCCAGCCCCTTACCCGCTATACCTTCTTCCTTAGGCAAGTCTTCTGTCTCAATGAACATTCCTATTGGTTTTAAGCTTAAATAA
- the dapD gene encoding 2,3,4,5-tetrahydropyridine-2,6-dicarboxylate N-succinyltransferase — protein sequence MGQAAAQHTDLETAIESAWDARDTLSPDTSGEMREAMKQALALLDTGALRVAEKTSEGWQVNQWLKKAVLLSFRLNPMQKISGGPDGSGWYDKVASKFDGWDKAEFEKAGFRAVPNCVVRYSAHIAKGAVLMPSFVNVGVFVDEGTMVDTWVTVGSCAQIGKNVHLSGGVGIGGVLEPLQAAPTIIEDNCFIGARSEVVEGVIVEEGSVLSMGVFISASTKIIDRETGEVFRGRVPAYSVVVPGTMPGKPLPDGTPGPNLACAVIVKRVDAQTRSKTSINDLLRD from the coding sequence ATGGGCCAGGCTGCAGCACAACATACCGATCTTGAAACCGCGATTGAAAGCGCATGGGATGCGCGTGATACGCTCAGCCCAGACACAAGTGGAGAAATGCGCGAGGCCATGAAGCAAGCGTTGGCGCTGCTGGATACGGGTGCGCTGCGCGTGGCAGAAAAAACAAGTGAGGGCTGGCAGGTCAATCAATGGCTGAAAAAAGCCGTCTTGTTGTCATTCCGTCTTAACCCCATGCAAAAAATTTCCGGCGGACCTGATGGTTCGGGTTGGTATGACAAGGTGGCCAGCAAGTTTGATGGCTGGGATAAGGCGGAATTTGAAAAAGCAGGTTTTCGTGCGGTCCCAAACTGCGTGGTGCGTTACAGTGCCCATATCGCCAAGGGCGCAGTGTTGATGCCCAGTTTTGTGAATGTTGGGGTGTTTGTTGATGAAGGCACGATGGTTGATACATGGGTGACAGTCGGTTCTTGCGCGCAGATCGGCAAGAATGTACATCTGTCCGGCGGCGTTGGCATTGGCGGCGTTTTGGAGCCCTTGCAGGCCGCACCGACGATTATTGAGGATAATTGCTTTATCGGCGCGCGTTCCGAGGTGGTTGAAGGCGTGATTGTTGAAGAAGGCTCTGTGCTTTCCATGGGCGTGTTTATCAGCGCATCCACAAAGATTATTGACCGCGAAACCGGTGAAGTTTTCCGAGGCCGTGTCCCGGCTTATTCTGTGGTGGTGCCGGGGACGATGCCGGGCAAGCCTTTACCCGACGGAACGCCGGGGCCAAATCTGGCATGCGCGGTGATTGTTAAGCGGGTAGATGCGCAAACGCGTTCTAAAACCAGTATTAACGATCTGCTGCGGGATTGA
- the dapE gene encoding succinyl-diaminopimelate desuccinylase — MDVVKLTQKLIACPSVTPEDAGAQVLLANFLEELGFECHHLPFAEEGYEVPNLFARIGSEGPHLCFGGHTDVVPPGPEGQWTFGPFNPEVKDGVLYGRGASDMKGSVAAFAVAAREYLKNNDLKGSISMLITGDEEDLAVDGTVKVLEWMEKNGHVPDVCLVGEPTNPEHLGQEIKVGRRGSLNGHLTVKGKQGHVAYQHLANNPMPRLVTLLNILARHTFDEGSEFFPPTNLEITTIDVGNKATNVIPEHGWATFNIRFNDHWSSASLKTKITELLDSTGFDYKIEFEGNAESFITQPGAWSDILIGAVEDVTGFKPECTTGGGTSDARFIVNYCPVIECGGINESIHQIDENAKVSDLKDLVKIYGRVLERYFS; from the coding sequence ATGGACGTTGTTAAACTCACACAAAAATTGATTGCTTGTCCCTCAGTGACGCCAGAGGATGCAGGGGCACAAGTACTTCTGGCTAATTTTCTGGAAGAGCTGGGGTTTGAATGCCATCATTTGCCTTTTGCCGAGGAAGGGTATGAAGTGCCCAATCTGTTTGCGCGCATTGGCTCTGAAGGCCCTCATCTGTGCTTTGGCGGGCATACGGATGTTGTGCCGCCGGGGCCGGAAGGCCAATGGACATTCGGTCCGTTTAACCCGGAAGTGAAAGACGGCGTACTTTATGGGCGTGGGGCCAGCGATATGAAAGGCTCGGTTGCGGCGTTTGCTGTGGCGGCGAGGGAATACCTTAAGAATAACGATCTTAAAGGTTCGATCAGCATGCTGATCACCGGGGATGAAGAAGATTTGGCCGTAGACGGTACGGTAAAGGTGCTGGAGTGGATGGAGAAAAATGGACATGTGCCGGATGTCTGCTTGGTCGGCGAACCCACCAATCCCGAACATTTAGGACAAGAGATCAAGGTGGGGCGCAGAGGGTCCCTGAATGGCCATCTCACCGTCAAGGGAAAGCAGGGTCATGTAGCCTACCAACATCTAGCAAATAATCCGATGCCACGGCTGGTAACGCTGCTTAATATATTAGCCCGCCATACTTTTGATGAAGGTTCGGAGTTTTTTCCACCGACCAATTTGGAAATTACGACTATTGATGTCGGAAATAAAGCGACCAATGTCATTCCTGAGCATGGATGGGCAACATTTAATATTCGCTTCAATGATCACTGGTCGAGCGCTAGTTTAAAAACCAAAATCACGGAATTACTAGATTCTACGGGGTTTGATTATAAAATTGAATTTGAAGGCAATGCTGAAAGCTTTATTACGCAGCCTGGTGCGTGGTCGGATATATTGATTGGGGCGGTTGAAGATGTTACCGGATTTAAACCGGAATGTACGACCGGCGGCGGTACGTCAGATGCGCGGTTTATTGTCAATTATTGTCCTGTGATTGAGTGCGGCGGCATTAATGAAAGCATTCACCAGATTGATGAAAATGCGAAGGTATCAGATCTTAAGGATCTGGTGAAAATTTATGGCCGTGTGTTGGAGCGTTATTTTTCCTGA
- a CDS encoding GNAT family N-acetyltransferase, translated as MQISKAALVLIDGHKAGYLQTVETRIAKGFLHFIVLDRGPLWFDGFGSAEHFDAFCTALRREFPRRPGRFMRFIPEIEDSKEIQNIMKAHDFRKKAPGYQTVWLDLNNDEETLRTNLKSNWRGHLRQAEKNGLSVEWDVEGCYLDWILRGYARDKSTKGYPGPSVQFMKRLAEICIKEKELLIGRALLDGKPIAGVLILFHGQSATYQIGFTSKLGREKSAHNFLLWQSLLYLKENGFSAFDLGGVNDDTAQGVKKFKTGLGGRCITLAGLYG; from the coding sequence TTGCAGATCTCAAAAGCGGCGCTGGTATTGATTGATGGGCACAAAGCGGGCTATCTGCAAACTGTTGAAACCCGCATAGCCAAGGGCTTCCTTCACTTTATAGTGCTTGATCGCGGACCATTATGGTTTGATGGTTTTGGTAGCGCAGAGCATTTCGACGCTTTTTGTACGGCTTTGCGCCGGGAATTTCCCCGCAGACCAGGCCGATTTATGCGTTTTATTCCCGAAATCGAAGACTCCAAAGAAATTCAAAACATTATGAAAGCGCACGACTTTCGTAAAAAAGCACCCGGTTACCAAACAGTTTGGCTGGATTTGAACAACGATGAAGAAACTTTGCGGACAAATTTAAAAAGCAATTGGCGCGGCCATCTTCGCCAAGCGGAGAAGAACGGTTTGAGTGTGGAATGGGACGTGGAAGGTTGTTACCTAGACTGGATACTCCGGGGTTATGCGCGGGATAAATCAACGAAGGGTTATCCCGGTCCATCCGTTCAATTTATGAAAAGGCTTGCTGAGATATGTATAAAGGAAAAGGAACTCTTGATAGGCCGAGCGTTGCTGGATGGAAAGCCCATTGCCGGGGTGTTGATTCTGTTTCATGGTCAAAGCGCGACCTATCAAATCGGTTTCACCAGCAAACTGGGCCGGGAAAAATCAGCGCATAATTTCTTATTGTGGCAAAGCTTGCTATACTTAAAAGAGAATGGTTTTTCAGCGTTCGATCTTGGAGGCGTAAACGATGATACCGCACAAGGCGTTAAAAAATTTAAGACTGGGCTTGGCGGCCGCTGCATTACTCTGGCTGGTCTCTACGGCTGA
- the glmU gene encoding bifunctional UDP-N-acetylglucosamine diphosphorylase/glucosamine-1-phosphate N-acetyltransferase GlmU encodes MSTKPLAIVILAAGFGTRMKSSQAKVMHTLAGKPMINWLLESCESLKPEKVVVVIGPEMPDLEKAVKPHICVVQKVRDGTGGAVRTAMPALEGFDGDVLILLGDTPLITPATLSALRVAKNDHALAILGCIMDNPHGYGRLILGQEGMLENIVEEKDADPEQKAIRLVNTGAFCVDGAQLSGWLDQLDSNNAQNEFYITQLPAIIREQGGVTAAAVIENPAEVKGCNTRTDLAALEKTLQTRLREDLMNEGVYMQAPDTVYLWHDTKIAPDCIIEPNVYFGPGVTLESGVHIKAFSYLEGAHVKAGASVGPFARLRPDTKIGKNARIGNFVEIKKSTIGPGSKIGHLAYVGDTDMGEEVNFSAGAITVNYDGFQKHRTVIGKNVMVGSNVNLVAPVRIDDGAFVAAGSTITEDVPANALSIARDPAEIRQGWAAKYRKIKEAAQKKAKKQRKKAS; translated from the coding sequence ATGAGCACAAAACCACTCGCGATTGTTATTCTTGCGGCGGGCTTCGGCACACGCATGAAATCCTCTCAAGCCAAAGTCATGCATACATTGGCAGGCAAGCCGATGATAAATTGGCTGCTGGAATCTTGTGAAAGCCTGAAGCCTGAGAAAGTTGTAGTCGTCATCGGCCCGGAGATGCCGGATCTTGAAAAGGCTGTCAAACCCCATATCTGTGTTGTGCAGAAAGTTCGCGATGGCACTGGCGGTGCTGTGCGCACGGCAATGCCTGCGCTCGAAGGCTTCGACGGCGATGTCCTGATTTTGCTTGGCGACACGCCACTTATTACTCCCGCAACACTCTCCGCCCTGCGCGTTGCCAAAAACGATCACGCGCTGGCAATTCTGGGTTGCATCATGGATAATCCTCACGGCTATGGTCGCCTGATTCTAGGGCAGGAAGGTATGCTCGAAAACATCGTCGAGGAAAAAGACGCCGATCCTGAACAAAAAGCAATCCGGCTCGTCAATACCGGCGCTTTTTGCGTTGATGGAGCGCAGCTTAGCGGATGGCTTGATCAGCTCGATTCCAATAACGCCCAAAACGAATTTTATATCACGCAGCTTCCAGCCATTATTCGTGAGCAAGGCGGTGTAACTGCCGCCGCCGTCATCGAAAATCCCGCCGAAGTAAAAGGGTGCAACACCCGCACTGATCTCGCGGCGCTGGAAAAAACGCTGCAAACGCGATTGCGTGAAGACCTGATGAATGAAGGCGTATATATGCAAGCGCCCGATACAGTGTATCTCTGGCATGACACCAAAATTGCTCCGGATTGTATTATTGAACCCAATGTTTATTTCGGTCCCGGCGTGACGCTGGAATCCGGCGTTCATATAAAAGCGTTCAGCTATCTCGAAGGTGCGCATGTGAAAGCGGGCGCATCTGTTGGACCATTCGCACGCCTGCGACCTGATACAAAAATTGGCAAGAATGCGCGCATCGGCAATTTTGTCGAAATTAAAAAATCAACTATCGGTCCAGGCAGCAAAATCGGCCATCTCGCCTATGTCGGAGACACGGATATGGGAGAAGAAGTCAACTTCTCTGCCGGCGCGATTACCGTGAATTACGATGGCTTCCAAAAACACCGGACCGTGATTGGCAAAAACGTTATGGTCGGCTCGAACGTCAATCTGGTTGCACCTGTGCGCATTGATGACGGTGCCTTCGTTGCCGCCGGTTCGACCATCACCGAAGATGTGCCCGCCAATGCGCTATCCATCGCCCGCGATCCGGCCGAAATCCGGCAGGGCTGGGCTGCCAAATACCGTAAGATCAAGGAAGCAGCACAAAAAAAAGCAAAAAAACAGCGTAAAAAAGCTTCCTGA